A genomic region of Fibrobacter succinogenes contains the following coding sequences:
- a CDS encoding major capsid protein codes for MPDYMNVATLTKQVNNNLPPKRFLSGFFQVETLKTVNAELDTVEGTHVLAPFKREGAKRTVTKRSGYTKRPFHCYEIALERPTDAFDVLKAQPGEPAVLVDPMDANQRQSYILGNDTTDLSNRINRTIEMICSKAFFEGGYEILDEEGKKIDSISFDVKATHKITKSGTSIWTGNDADIIGDLSDLDTVVSEDSGLAVADKIFGAAAWKAARANEKFMKDFDRIHVTGNSMDLGGGVNSNGAKLVGYHNGSRIWVYNDTYTVNKAKTSFVPKDKVLAIGEGLAAKLYFGCVGNVKDGWFRAERFAKTIYDEDEEIQKLIMKSRPLAVLQQPDGIAWAKVVNL; via the coding sequence ATGCCTGATTATATGAATGTCGCGACTCTTACCAAGCAGGTAAACAACAACCTGCCTCCCAAGCGTTTTCTTTCCGGCTTTTTCCAGGTAGAAACGCTTAAGACCGTGAATGCCGAACTCGACACTGTCGAAGGAACCCACGTTCTTGCACCGTTTAAGCGTGAAGGGGCAAAGCGCACCGTTACGAAACGTTCCGGCTACACCAAGCGCCCGTTCCATTGCTATGAAATTGCTTTGGAACGTCCGACCGACGCGTTTGACGTGCTCAAGGCTCAGCCTGGTGAACCGGCGGTCCTTGTTGATCCGATGGATGCAAACCAGCGCCAGTCCTACATCTTGGGCAATGATACTACTGACCTGAGCAACCGCATCAACCGCACAATCGAAATGATTTGCTCCAAGGCTTTTTTCGAAGGCGGCTACGAAATTCTTGACGAAGAAGGGAAGAAAATCGACAGTATTTCTTTTGATGTCAAGGCTACCCACAAGATTACCAAGAGCGGTACTTCGATTTGGACTGGAAACGATGCTGACATTATCGGCGACCTGTCTGATCTCGATACCGTTGTTAGCGAAGATTCCGGCTTGGCTGTTGCCGACAAGATTTTCGGCGCTGCTGCTTGGAAGGCCGCTCGTGCAAACGAAAAGTTCATGAAAGACTTTGACCGTATCCATGTGACGGGCAATTCCATGGACCTGGGTGGCGGAGTCAACAGCAACGGTGCGAAACTTGTTGGTTACCACAATGGTAGCCGCATTTGGGTGTACAACGATACGTATACCGTCAACAAGGCCAAGACGAGCTTTGTCCCGAAGGACAAGGTGCTTGCTATCGGCGAAGGTCTTGCTGCCAAGCTGTACTTCGGTTGCGTCGGTAATGTCAAGGATGGCTGGTTCCGTGCAGAACGTTTTGCCAAGACGATTTACGACGAAGACGAAGAAATCCAGAAGCTCATCATGAAGAGCCGCCCGCTTGCTGTTCTCCAGCAACCGGATGGGATCGCCTGGGCCAAGGTTGTCAACCTCTAG
- a CDS encoding S49 family peptidase has product MNKKLLKILSGQWAIEPKAMEALCSSDFGDPAWKESNEPNHKNNVDIKNGIAVLHIDGALTYRSNIWKAWFGVDTYNSIENAFNELVADESVKGIVLSIDSPGGEIKGVSDLADRIFAARGTKECGIVAHSAGAMCSAAYWIASACEKVVASGVAQVGSIGVMGVLSGDEDKSVTYLRSSLSPNKNLDPNTPEGRSAVEKNLDAMAKVFVEALAKNRNSDFDSVLEHYGQGKVFVGQEALEAGMVDAIDSLDSVVEKMIKHQTIGGNMPTNQTPAQTPAAQATVDVDAVRQEAVAAERTRIAGISSAFEGLGLDGDCKKFIAEGKTVDEAKAFCLEACKKQLAEAKTAAPSASATPDNPAADPAATAGLTAEQKALIAQGMAAGAAAANSVQAGTAEPMSDADKRAFDAFAAGAKNFR; this is encoded by the coding sequence ATGAACAAAAAATTGTTGAAAATTCTTTCCGGACAATGGGCTATTGAGCCTAAAGCCATGGAGGCCTTGTGTTCTTCTGACTTTGGCGACCCGGCCTGGAAGGAATCTAACGAGCCAAATCACAAGAATAATGTCGATATCAAGAACGGTATTGCTGTTTTGCACATCGATGGAGCTTTGACGTATCGTTCCAACATCTGGAAAGCTTGGTTTGGCGTTGATACCTACAATTCTATCGAAAATGCGTTCAATGAACTTGTTGCCGACGAATCGGTGAAGGGTATTGTACTTTCGATTGATTCTCCGGGTGGCGAAATCAAGGGGGTTTCCGACCTTGCTGACCGCATTTTTGCCGCTCGTGGAACAAAAGAATGCGGAATTGTCGCTCATTCTGCCGGTGCGATGTGCTCGGCTGCATACTGGATTGCGTCTGCTTGCGAAAAAGTTGTTGCGTCCGGTGTCGCGCAAGTCGGTTCTATTGGCGTTATGGGTGTTTTGAGTGGCGACGAAGACAAGTCTGTGACTTACTTGCGTTCGAGTCTTAGCCCGAATAAGAACTTGGATCCGAATACACCCGAGGGGCGCTCCGCTGTCGAAAAGAACTTGGACGCCATGGCTAAAGTCTTTGTCGAAGCTCTTGCGAAAAATCGAAATTCCGATTTTGATTCTGTACTTGAACATTATGGACAAGGAAAAGTTTTTGTCGGTCAAGAGGCTCTTGAGGCCGGTATGGTCGATGCGATTGATTCCCTTGATTCCGTTGTTGAAAAAATGATTAAACATCAAACCATAGGAGGCAACATGCCTACTAATCAAACTCCGGCTCAGACTCCGGCTGCTCAGGCCACTGTAGATGTGGATGCTGTGCGTCAAGAGGCTGTTGCCGCCGAACGTACCCGAATTGCGGGTATTTCCTCCGCCTTCGAAGGCCTTGGCCTTGACGGCGATTGCAAGAAGTTTATTGCCGAAGGCAAGACGGTTGACGAAGCGAAGGCGTTTTGTCTTGAGGCTTGCAAGAAGCAACTTGCTGAAGCTAAAACTGCGGCTCCGTCCGCTTCGGCTACTCCCGATAATCCCGCTGCAGATCCTGCCGCTACCGCCGGTCTTACTGCAGAACAGAAGGCTCTGATTGCCCAGGGAATGGCCGCTGGTGCCGCTGCCGCAAACTCTGTCCAGGCTGGAACGGCTGAACCGATGTCTGACGCTGACAAGCGTGCTTTTGACGCGTTCGCCGCCGGTGCAAAAAACTTTCGATAA
- a CDS encoding phage portal protein, with translation MANYSPTIPWKGADFIGDALKTFLYSRGSADADLAETRDVLEYRSRALYQNAPFAGAAVDTKVINVVGSGLSCRPSPKSEFLSDVSQEKIKEFGKKARGLFELWAASKDCDAERDKNFYQMQELVMKTKAICGDCFALKCWHNVPSSAFGLCYKLLEGNRCRNPYDKSDTRELAMGVENDKDSVHIAYWFTKYPDYDVGGLGRYWESVRVPTYDAFGFRNVVHVFKSDRPNQRRGVPWLAPIIPMIKHQERFQDATLINAIVQSMYTVFIKSAESTVPNNFTGNVQGKERVTPEAGPKAAAELAAGNVIELGKGESIEVADAKRPNSDYRDYMREVCMEMASRLNMSYEQVLKHFEGSYNSVRGAILESKKMFDIERANLASDFCQPIYEALIFESVMLGVLDCPGFEDPLKRMAWLNCDWIGDAPVMLDPLKETTALKMQVDEQFKTRSQAVLEMNGGEYSRNVEELAEEAKWREENGVPEPGAVNRSVSVSEAKQIIDETEDEK, from the coding sequence ATGGCTAACTATAGCCCGACAATTCCGTGGAAAGGTGCCGATTTTATTGGCGATGCCCTGAAAACATTTTTGTATTCTCGTGGTTCTGCCGATGCTGATTTGGCCGAAACTCGTGATGTTCTTGAATATCGGTCGCGTGCGCTTTATCAGAACGCTCCTTTTGCCGGTGCTGCGGTCGATACGAAAGTTATCAATGTTGTCGGTTCGGGGCTGTCTTGCCGTCCTTCGCCGAAGTCGGAATTTCTGAGTGATGTTTCCCAGGAAAAAATCAAGGAATTCGGTAAAAAGGCGCGTGGGCTTTTCGAGCTTTGGGCCGCCTCGAAAGACTGTGACGCCGAGCGCGACAAGAATTTTTACCAAATGCAGGAACTTGTAATGAAGACCAAGGCAATCTGCGGTGATTGCTTTGCGTTGAAATGTTGGCACAATGTGCCTTCTTCTGCCTTTGGTCTTTGCTACAAACTCCTGGAAGGTAACCGTTGCAGAAATCCGTATGACAAAAGCGATACTAGGGAACTTGCGATGGGCGTGGAAAACGACAAGGATTCCGTGCATATCGCTTATTGGTTTACCAAGTATCCGGATTACGATGTCGGCGGTTTGGGCAGGTATTGGGAGTCGGTGCGTGTGCCGACTTATGACGCTTTCGGTTTCCGGAATGTTGTGCATGTTTTCAAGTCTGACCGTCCGAACCAGCGTCGTGGCGTTCCCTGGCTTGCTCCGATTATCCCGATGATCAAGCACCAGGAACGGTTCCAGGATGCAACCTTGATCAATGCCATCGTGCAGTCGATGTACACGGTGTTTATCAAGTCGGCTGAATCCACGGTTCCGAATAATTTTACCGGGAATGTTCAGGGTAAAGAACGTGTTACGCCTGAAGCGGGTCCTAAAGCTGCTGCTGAACTTGCCGCGGGAAATGTAATCGAGCTTGGCAAGGGCGAATCCATTGAAGTTGCCGATGCAAAAAGGCCTAATTCAGATTATCGCGATTACATGCGCGAAGTCTGCATGGAAATGGCTTCTCGCCTGAATATGAGCTATGAACAGGTGCTCAAGCACTTCGAAGGATCTTACAACTCTGTTCGCGGCGCAATTCTTGAATCCAAGAAAATGTTCGATATCGAACGCGCAAATCTGGCATCCGATTTTTGCCAGCCGATTTACGAAGCGCTCATTTTCGAAAGCGTTATGCTCGGCGTGCTAGATTGTCCTGGTTTTGAAGATCCGCTCAAGCGTATGGCTTGGCTGAATTGCGATTGGATTGGTGACGCTCCGGTGATGCTTGATCCGCTCAAGGAAACCACCGCACTTAAGATGCAGGTGGATGAACAGTTCAAGACTCGTTCCCAGGCGGTTCTCGAGATGAACGGTGGTGAATACTCCAGGAATGTCGAGGAACTTGCGGAAGAAGCTAAATGGCGCGAAGAAAACGGCGTTCCTGAACCGGGTGCCGTCAACCGTTCTGTTTCCGTCTCTGAGGCTAAACAGATTATCGATGAAACTGAAGACGAAAAATAA
- a CDS encoding phage tail protein, whose amino-acid sequence MSTIKCTLDNLAKTLEKEVQKEVKQAKFAAMKALNNVAFKARDNLIKNYNASFKVRNKSLPKAITVKKATKENLQAEVEFPKDWMEINVKGGTKQADSGKNLAFPSDKLEGESRLQSGKIKKTKRPASLLDYADKHKKRGKNKKGTSKPHAFKTKGKHGYEVIGIRDGKETKWPYSIQKTAKVPKRWDFYGIVKKTAERNLPKEFEKEFKKAMETAK is encoded by the coding sequence ATGAGTACGATCAAGTGTACGTTGGACAACCTGGCAAAAACCTTGGAAAAGGAAGTCCAGAAAGAAGTCAAGCAGGCAAAATTTGCCGCCATGAAGGCACTGAATAATGTTGCTTTTAAGGCGAGAGATAATTTGATTAAGAACTACAATGCGTCTTTCAAGGTTCGAAATAAAAGTCTTCCGAAAGCGATTACTGTCAAAAAGGCAACAAAGGAAAATCTTCAGGCCGAAGTTGAATTTCCGAAAGATTGGATGGAAATAAATGTTAAGGGCGGGACTAAGCAGGCTGATTCAGGGAAAAACTTGGCGTTTCCATCTGACAAGCTTGAAGGAGAATCACGTTTGCAGTCCGGAAAAATCAAGAAAACAAAACGTCCGGCGTCTCTTTTGGATTATGCGGATAAGCACAAAAAACGTGGTAAAAATAAAAAAGGAACTTCAAAGCCTCATGCTTTCAAGACGAAAGGAAAACATGGCTACGAAGTAATTGGTATTCGTGACGGTAAAGAGACGAAGTGGCCGTATTCAATACAAAAAACAGCGAAAGTACCGAAACGGTGGGATTTTTACGGAATTGTCAAGAAAACTGCTGAACGGAATTTACCCAAGGAATTCGAAAAGGAGTTCAAAAAGGCGATGGAAACGGCGAAATAG
- a CDS encoding phage terminase large subunit family protein → MVNGDVSNSPVLEANANMVANNLLAGLKPPPDMTISQWAEEYRILSGSASSEPGRWSNARTPYLVEIMDELSPQSSATDVVFMKGSQIGGTEVLINTALYYIKHCPSPIGQFQTTEQTAKRFLKQRENPAFTAMGIDKLFYGDEMYLKEFPGGALITGWSNSPSNLRSMPIRIALCDEISEWAKDCGGQGDPCELVKRRTTNFPRKKRFWNSTPGIDGECNITEKFRLGDQRHYQVPCPHCGVLHKWLWSNIVWDRDSEGNHLPRTVRMRCPHCGKEYGEHYKTDLMAQGQWVAENQNGAYPSFHINALYSPLGWYSWENAVNDFLEAQGDVNKMKSFTNNILGEAWNIDGGMQVDQFGLMERCEDYDAEVPEGVLVLTAGVDTQDDRLEVEIVGWGVGLESWGITNRVLVGDPSQPAVWELLDNILKAGYINSEGNRMYVASTLIDAGGHKTDYVYRFTAQREWRNVFASIGKAGIGRPIASRPRETKKSAMIGASVVPVGVDTAKDQLFDWLTKERVCAGYCHFPRNDEYNNEFFAQLTAEKRVKHYVRGNLVWGYKKTRERNEALDRRIYARAALDLIGVDVDAMAENGVKFLRNVSEPYVPENQGRRTISSGVSV, encoded by the coding sequence ATGGTTAATGGCGATGTAAGCAATTCGCCTGTACTTGAGGCGAACGCAAACATGGTGGCCAACAACCTGTTGGCCGGTTTGAAACCGCCTCCGGATATGACCATCAGCCAATGGGCCGAAGAATACCGCATTCTTTCCGGAAGCGCATCGAGCGAACCTGGCCGCTGGAGCAACGCCCGAACGCCGTACCTTGTCGAAATCATGGATGAGCTCTCGCCGCAAAGCTCTGCGACGGATGTCGTTTTCATGAAGGGCTCGCAGATCGGCGGCACCGAAGTGCTCATCAATACGGCGCTTTACTACATCAAGCATTGTCCGTCGCCGATTGGCCAGTTTCAGACCACCGAACAGACCGCCAAGAGGTTCCTGAAACAGCGTGAGAACCCGGCTTTTACGGCAATGGGTATCGACAAGCTATTCTATGGCGACGAAATGTACCTCAAGGAATTCCCGGGCGGGGCCCTGATTACCGGATGGTCGAATTCGCCTTCGAACCTGCGTTCGATGCCGATACGAATTGCGCTTTGTGACGAAATATCCGAGTGGGCAAAAGATTGTGGCGGTCAGGGTGACCCGTGCGAACTTGTCAAGCGCAGAACGACAAACTTTCCGCGAAAAAAACGCTTTTGGAACAGTACGCCTGGAATTGACGGCGAATGCAACATTACCGAAAAGTTCAGGCTTGGCGACCAGCGCCATTACCAGGTGCCGTGCCCGCATTGCGGAGTCTTGCACAAGTGGCTGTGGTCGAACATCGTGTGGGACCGCGATTCCGAAGGAAATCACCTGCCGCGCACTGTGCGAATGCGTTGTCCGCATTGCGGCAAGGAATACGGTGAACATTACAAGACGGACCTGATGGCTCAAGGTCAATGGGTTGCCGAAAACCAAAACGGCGCTTACCCGAGCTTCCATATCAATGCGCTTTACAGTCCGCTTGGGTGGTATTCCTGGGAAAATGCCGTAAACGACTTTTTGGAAGCCCAGGGCGACGTGAACAAGATGAAATCGTTCACGAACAACATCTTGGGCGAGGCGTGGAACATTGATGGAGGAATGCAGGTTGACCAATTTGGGCTGATGGAGCGTTGCGAAGATTATGATGCGGAAGTTCCGGAAGGCGTTCTTGTGCTTACGGCTGGCGTTGACACTCAGGATGACCGTCTTGAAGTTGAAATTGTCGGTTGGGGTGTCGGCCTTGAGTCCTGGGGAATCACGAACAGGGTCCTGGTGGGTGATCCGTCGCAGCCGGCTGTTTGGGAGCTCCTGGACAACATCTTGAAGGCCGGTTACATCAATTCGGAGGGTAACAGGATGTATGTCGCATCGACATTGATTGACGCGGGCGGTCACAAGACGGACTACGTGTATCGATTTACGGCCCAGCGGGAATGGCGAAACGTGTTCGCGAGCATCGGTAAGGCAGGAATAGGCAGGCCCATTGCGTCAAGGCCTCGCGAAACGAAGAAGTCGGCGATGATTGGAGCGAGCGTCGTTCCGGTCGGTGTCGATACGGCAAAGGACCAGCTTTTCGACTGGTTGACGAAAGAGCGTGTCTGTGCGGGCTATTGCCATTTTCCACGAAACGACGAGTACAACAACGAATTTTTCGCGCAACTAACCGCCGAGAAGCGTGTCAAGCATTACGTGCGTGGAAACCTGGTGTGGGGCTACAAAAAGACGAGGGAACGTAACGAAGCCCTCGACCGTCGAATATATGCACGTGCTGCCCTTGACCTTATCGGCGTAGATGTGGACGCGATGGCCGAAAACGGCGTGAAGTTCTTGCGGAACGTGTCTGAACCGTATGTTCCGGAAAATCAGGGCCGTAGAACAATTAGCAGCGGGGTAAGCGTATGA
- a CDS encoding helix-turn-helix transcriptional regulator translates to MVNIQGFIDRVGIADHTELAAKLGTKKSTVDSWSAGSRTPTYDMCVKMLELGMTVEELFGKPYLSSVGKAHEALDSKVEDALKRMFAKIGNF, encoded by the coding sequence ATGGTAAACATTCAGGGATTTATCGACCGCGTCGGAATCGCGGACCACACCGAGCTTGCCGCGAAGCTCGGCACCAAAAAGTCTACGGTGGACTCCTGGTCTGCCGGATCGCGAACTCCGACTTATGACATGTGCGTCAAGATGCTGGAACTCGGCATGACCGTAGAGGAACTCTTCGGCAAGCCGTACCTTTCGAGCGTAGGCAAGGCCCACGAGGCGCTTGACAGCAAGGTGGAAGACGCGCTCAAGCGCATGTTCGCGAAGATTGGAAACTTTTAA